The Bernardetia litoralis DSM 6794 genome includes a window with the following:
- a CDS encoding choice-of-anchor D domain-containing protein, translating into MNTILSKFSTFNFLIFSILLFSLVSCQDDEKLLCPELEVYSLQNEINTSAKNQIAENQTLSYEVEEERNFDLAFLIENKGGNTLKIGEVQSTSTDSTISFEITQPLKNKFETNESDSFKLNFEGLEAGEYQIPITIFSNDWNEPVFTFFINMIVNPPPAPKFPNIKVYQETTFIPSQTGIYNLENTEVRQRYETIFRIKNEGESKLIISNLISTTTDFEIQNVAQNELLPNQETTFLVIFEPTSVRNYFTQIQIQNNDPDNEENPYIFEIIANPNAAPIPDIAVFYKNGNNTELQNGFEYIEGGDLETDFQEIFEFEIENQGNAILNLSSITSDNSDFEISNVTTNNLAPNEKISFFVRFTASSLGENIATISIQSNDPDENPFTFKIRFTVKEPAFRINYLTVTIPDGLNTVPSNTGENRTLFQKEFEVIDPQNIVTGSAILRVKVITDSGGSDSFSVSILGTDGRRILFENDFDDLFYRQSIRFAEAEYLDFEVYLELPTGQRSNLEKYRLLRPSGAN; encoded by the coding sequence ATGAATACTATTCTTTCAAAATTTTCTACGTTCAATTTTCTTATTTTTTCAATTTTACTTTTCTCTTTAGTAAGTTGTCAAGATGATGAAAAACTTCTCTGTCCAGAATTAGAAGTCTATTCTCTACAAAATGAAATAAATACTTCTGCAAAAAATCAAATAGCAGAAAATCAAACTTTGAGCTATGAAGTAGAAGAAGAAAGAAATTTTGATTTAGCTTTTTTAATAGAAAATAAAGGAGGAAATACATTAAAAATCGGAGAAGTACAATCAACTAGCACAGATTCTACAATCAGTTTTGAGATTACTCAACCTCTGAAAAATAAGTTTGAAACCAATGAGAGTGATTCTTTTAAATTAAATTTTGAAGGGTTGGAAGCAGGAGAATATCAAATTCCGATTACTATTTTTTCGAATGATTGGAATGAACCTGTTTTTACTTTTTTCATTAATATGATTGTCAATCCACCACCTGCACCAAAATTTCCAAATATAAAAGTGTATCAAGAAACTACTTTTATTCCTTCTCAAACAGGAATTTATAATCTTGAAAATACAGAAGTAAGACAACGATATGAAACTATTTTTAGGATTAAAAATGAAGGAGAATCAAAACTGATTATCTCAAATTTAATTTCTACTACTACTGATTTTGAAATTCAGAATGTAGCTCAAAACGAACTTTTACCCAATCAAGAAACTACTTTTTTAGTCATTTTTGAGCCTACAAGTGTTCGTAATTATTTTACACAGATTCAGATTCAGAATAATGACCCAGATAATGAAGAAAATCCATATATTTTTGAAATCATAGCAAACCCAAATGCTGCACCTATTCCAGATATTGCTGTTTTTTACAAAAATGGAAATAATACAGAATTACAAAATGGTTTTGAGTACATAGAAGGAGGAGATTTAGAAACAGATTTTCAAGAAATTTTTGAGTTTGAAATTGAAAATCAAGGAAATGCAATATTAAATCTTTCTAGTATTACAAGCGATAATTCTGATTTTGAGATTTCAAATGTAACTACAAATAACTTAGCTCCAAACGAAAAGATAAGTTTTTTTGTGCGTTTTACAGCTTCTAGTTTAGGCGAAAATATAGCAACAATTAGTATTCAGAGTAATGACCCAGACGAAAACCCTTTTACTTTCAAGATTCGTTTTACTGTAAAAGAACCTGCTTTTCGTATCAATTATTTGACGGTTACTATTCCTGATGGACTAAATACAGTTCCTTCGAATACAGGCGAAAATCGAACACTTTTTCAGAAAGAATTTGAAGTTATTGACCCACAAAATATTGTTACAGGAAGTGCTATTTTACGAGTAAAAGTAATTACAGATAGTGGAGGAAGTGATTCTTTTTCTGTATCTATTTTAGGTACAGATGGAAGACGAATTTTATTTGAGAATGATTTTGACGACCTTTTTTACAGACAAAGTATTCGTTTTGCAGAAGCTGAATATCTTGATTTTGAAGTTTATTTAGAACTTCCAACAGGACAACGCAGTAACTTAGAAAAATATAGACTTTTACGTCCTAGTGGGGCAAATTAA